In one window of Vibrio sp. JC009 DNA:
- a CDS encoding ABC transporter substrate-binding protein, whose translation MKQSKLSPFKVLRKSKLSLLLLLMSGVNASLASEEVGVAPGAKGVEVLHWWTSGGEAQSAEILKNAIEQDGYTWNDFSVAGGGGESAMMVLKARAVSGNPPTSAQIKGYDIKEWSQLGFLRSIDDVAQTEHWDELLPEVVSRTVKYKGKYVAAPVNVHRVNQLWINAPLFKKLSLPVPKTLDEFFLVAETIKAAGYIPLAHGSEAWQNVTLFDVVAMAVLDAEDYYKAFVELDSATLSGDKMVEVFATFQRMRNYIDDKALGRDWNVATKMVIDGTAAMQIMGDWAKGEFNVAGKVPGEDYLCVAAPGTEDTFGYNIDSFVFFKTHDPSNVSGQKDVAKVIMSDSFQEAFNYSKGSLPARTDISLEGFDLCAQNSMKAFKRAEGTPDMLPSLSADMSTTSYVKNAVMDVVNEFFNDENASPEAAAKRLARVVKAAM comes from the coding sequence ATGAAACAGAGTAAATTGAGTCCTTTTAAAGTGCTGCGAAAAAGTAAGTTAAGTTTACTTCTTCTTTTGATGTCGGGAGTGAATGCTTCTCTGGCCTCTGAAGAAGTAGGCGTTGCACCTGGTGCAAAAGGTGTTGAAGTGCTGCACTGGTGGACGTCCGGCGGTGAAGCTCAGTCCGCAGAAATCCTGAAAAATGCCATTGAGCAGGATGGTTATACCTGGAATGACTTCTCTGTCGCCGGTGGCGGTGGTGAGAGCGCGATGATGGTGTTAAAAGCCCGCGCGGTTTCCGGTAACCCTCCAACATCGGCACAGATCAAAGGATACGATATTAAAGAGTGGAGCCAGCTTGGCTTTCTTCGTTCTATCGATGATGTTGCTCAAACGGAGCACTGGGATGAACTTCTTCCTGAGGTGGTTTCCAGAACGGTTAAGTATAAAGGCAAATATGTTGCCGCACCGGTTAATGTGCACAGGGTGAATCAGCTCTGGATTAACGCGCCGCTGTTTAAAAAGTTAAGCCTGCCTGTTCCCAAAACGCTGGATGAGTTTTTCCTGGTCGCAGAAACCATAAAGGCAGCGGGTTACATTCCTCTGGCTCACGGCTCTGAAGCATGGCAAAACGTGACTCTGTTTGATGTGGTGGCGATGGCGGTGCTGGATGCCGAAGACTATTACAAAGCATTTGTGGAGCTCGATTCGGCAACGCTTTCCGGTGACAAAATGGTTGAGGTGTTTGCCACCTTCCAGAGAATGCGTAATTACATAGATGACAAAGCATTAGGCCGTGACTGGAACGTTGCCACTAAAATGGTTATCGACGGAACCGCTGCGATGCAAATCATGGGTGACTGGGCTAAAGGCGAATTTAATGTAGCCGGAAAGGTGCCGGGAGAAGATTATCTTTGTGTTGCAGCGCCGGGAACGGAAGATACCTTCGGTTACAACATCGACAGCTTTGTGTTTTTTAAAACACACGACCCTTCAAATGTTTCCGGACAGAAAGATGTGGCGAAAGTGATCATGTCAGATTCGTTTCAGGAGGCATTTAACTACAGCAAGGGTTCTTTGCCTGCCAGAACAGATATTTCTCTGGAGGGATTTGACCTGTGCGCCCAGAATTCAATGAAAGCATTTAAACGAGCGGAAGGCACACCTGATATGCTGCCAAGCCTTTCCGCGGATATGTCGACAACCAGTTATGTTAAGAACGCGGTCATGGATGTGGTTAACGAGTTCTTCAATGATGAAAATGCCAGCCCGGAGGCAGCAGCTAAGCGCCTGGCAAGAGTGGTTAAAGCTGCGATGTAG
- a CDS encoding ATP-binding protein, which produces MIKDSADYYSDVYKQIKQRASELVPRSLVSRTLWLTLLSVILAQLVATTIWYYQSKYQGQQGLKSTATSMANNFASTANFFQSLPLQYRHVVLNQLRNIGGTRFFVSFNEEEIKIDPARSNEMKTVAKQVFRDVLEQKLEKVSDKNDILVEFSRPETLRVLTNETYLSDLPKSWAHYTLTLEPLNPPILVVQIKMAEKEWLYIAALLPSPYSMLEDEVLSTQQMFFIVFITALLMTFTYAMVRRQVKPLKRLAKAANALSRDIDQPPLKEEGASELVTATQAFNHMQKALKRHIDDRERLFSAISHDLKTPITRLRIRSELIEDEQRGLKFNKDLDELELMVKGALQIVKDTDIHENLVQVDVMDILESIAERHNTDERNVIFSEDKIDPFLCKPLALKRCLTNIIDNGVKYGDRVVVVIEDTSALLKLTVMDEGPGIPSERMEDVFKPYFRLATDSTGHGLGMGIARSIVNAHGGKLTISNREEGGLQVEITLPRDTVK; this is translated from the coding sequence ATGATTAAAGATAGTGCTGATTACTACAGCGATGTATATAAGCAGATAAAGCAGCGTGCTTCGGAACTGGTACCGCGCTCGCTGGTATCGAGAACACTGTGGCTTACCTTATTGTCCGTCATTCTGGCCCAGCTTGTTGCGACTACCATTTGGTACTATCAGTCAAAATATCAGGGGCAGCAGGGTCTGAAATCAACGGCAACCAGTATGGCAAATAACTTTGCTTCTACTGCCAACTTTTTTCAGTCGTTGCCGTTGCAATATCGCCATGTAGTGTTGAATCAGCTAAGGAATATTGGTGGCACGCGCTTCTTTGTTTCATTTAATGAAGAAGAGATAAAGATAGATCCGGCAAGAAGCAATGAAATGAAAACGGTTGCTAAGCAGGTGTTTAGGGACGTGCTGGAGCAGAAGCTTGAAAAGGTCAGCGATAAAAACGATATCCTGGTTGAGTTTTCTAGGCCTGAAACGCTGCGGGTACTGACCAATGAAACTTATTTAAGTGATCTGCCTAAGTCCTGGGCGCACTATACCCTGACATTGGAGCCGCTGAATCCGCCCATTTTAGTTGTTCAGATAAAAATGGCAGAAAAAGAGTGGCTGTATATTGCGGCATTGCTTCCTTCTCCTTATTCGATGCTTGAAGATGAAGTGCTTTCGACACAACAGATGTTTTTCATCGTCTTTATCACAGCACTTTTGATGACTTTTACTTACGCCATGGTGCGTCGTCAGGTTAAACCGCTGAAAAGACTGGCAAAGGCGGCAAATGCACTTAGCCGTGATATCGACCAGCCGCCACTAAAAGAAGAGGGCGCTTCAGAGCTGGTTACTGCAACACAGGCGTTTAATCATATGCAAAAGGCGCTGAAGCGGCATATTGATGACAGAGAAAGGTTATTTAGTGCAATATCACACGATCTTAAAACGCCGATAACCCGGCTCAGAATTCGCTCTGAGCTTATAGAAGATGAGCAGCGCGGGCTGAAATTCAATAAAGATCTGGATGAGCTGGAGTTAATGGTAAAAGGCGCGTTGCAGATCGTGAAAGATACGGACATCCACGAAAACCTGGTTCAGGTTGATGTGATGGATATACTTGAAAGCATCGCAGAGCGGCACAATACCGACGAGCGGAATGTTATCTTCTCCGAAGATAAAATAGATCCGTTTTTGTGTAAGCCTCTGGCGCTAAAACGCTGTTTAACCAATATTATTGATAACGGAGTGAAATACGGTGACAGAGTTGTAGTTGTAATTGAAGACACTTCTGCACTACTTAAGTTAACCGTAATGGACGAAGGTCCGGGAATACCTTCAGAACGCATGGAAGATGTGTTTAAACCCTATTTCCGCTTGGCGACGGACAGCACAGGTCACGGATTAGGTATGGGGATCGCAAGAAGCATTGTTAATGCGCATGGCGGTAAACTGACCATTAGTAATCGTGAAGAAGGTGGCTTGCAGGTTGAAATAACCCTGCCAAGAGATACAGTGAAATGA
- a CDS encoding response regulator transcription factor has protein sequence MSVKKKILVVDDDFEIRELLDEYLTKAGYTVVLASEGEEMKRRLLEGEPDLILLDVMMPGDDGFTLCQYVRKSSNVPIIMLTAVSDETDQIVGLEIGADDYIAKPFSPRQLNARIKAMLRRTRGGGVQEEKPKPKFVQFAQWRLNTLTHMLTNLENEEEFELSGKDFNLLMLFLESPNQVLDRDTITQAIKGRNALPTERGLDVQLSRLRGRLGDSGKNPKLIKTMRGDGYILSAEVTYDD, from the coding sequence ATGTCTGTAAAGAAGAAAATACTTGTTGTTGACGATGACTTTGAGATTCGTGAACTGCTGGATGAGTATTTAACTAAAGCCGGATATACGGTTGTATTAGCCTCTGAAGGCGAAGAGATGAAACGCCGCCTGTTGGAAGGCGAGCCAGACCTTATATTACTGGATGTTATGATGCCGGGGGATGATGGCTTCACCTTGTGTCAATACGTTCGTAAAAGTTCCAACGTACCTATTATTATGCTTACGGCGGTATCTGATGAAACCGATCAGATTGTCGGGTTAGAAATTGGCGCGGATGATTATATTGCTAAGCCATTTAGCCCGCGTCAGTTAAATGCAAGAATAAAAGCAATGCTGCGTCGTACCCGTGGTGGTGGTGTACAGGAAGAAAAGCCGAAACCTAAATTTGTTCAGTTTGCTCAGTGGAGACTGAATACGCTTACTCATATGCTGACAAATCTTGAAAATGAGGAAGAGTTCGAGCTGTCCGGAAAAGACTTTAACCTGCTGATGCTGTTTCTTGAAAGTCCGAACCAGGTTCTGGACAGAGATACCATTACTCAGGCAATAAAAGGCCGGAATGCACTGCCAACAGAGCGTGGCCTGGATGTTCAGCTATCCCGTCTTCGGGGCCGCCTGGGCGATAGCGGTAAAAACCCTAAGCTGATAAAGACCATGCGTGGTGACGGATATATCTTGTCTGCAGAAGTGACCTACGATGATTAA